In Solenopsis invicta isolate M01_SB chromosome 1, UNIL_Sinv_3.0, whole genome shotgun sequence, one genomic interval encodes:
- the LOC105193277 gene encoding kinesin-like protein unc-104 isoform X4, with amino-acid sequence MSSVKVAVRVRPFNYREITRQAQCIIEMTGSTTSITNPKATPGSKEATKSFNYDYSYFSMDPNEENYSTQLMVYKDIGEEMLEHAFEGYNVCIFAYGQTGAGKSYTMMGKQEEGQEGIIPQICKDLFRKISYTSNERLKYSVEVSYMEIYCERVRDLLNPKNRGNLRVREHPLYGPYVEDLSKLAVLSYEDIHDLIDEGNKARTVAATNMNETSSRSHAVFTIFFTQQQQDCITGLMTEKVSKISLVDLAGSERADSTGAKGTRLKEGANINKSLTTLGKVISALAEIAATKKKKKADFIPYRDSVLTWLLRENLGGNSKTAMIAAISPADINYDETLSTLRYADRAKQIVCKAVVNEDANARLIRELKEEIQKLRELLKQEGIDVQEGPDGKITYEKKEPRDEIIRTNKRNEEDKESRPRLSSHTTSTIAEEAVEQLQASEKLIAELNETWEEKLKRTESIRLQREAVFAEMGVAVKEDGVTVGVFSPKKTPHLVNLNEDPLMSECLIYYIKDGFTRIGSAEAQVPQDIQLCGPHILREHCVFENHEGIITLIPKTGALIYVNGREVTEPLILTTGSRVILGKSHVFRFNHPDQVRERIANGSPAETPGNNEPLADWNFAQVELLEKQGIDLKVEMEKRLLVLEEQFRKEKEEADQLFEEQRKSYEARIDALQRQVEEQSMTMSMYSSYTPEDFNNIEEDIFVNPLFDAESNWTEREFQLAAWAFRKWKYHQFTSLRDDLWGNAIFLKEANAISVELKKKVQFQFTLLTDTLYSPLPPDLLPVMDEEEEDERPFPRTIVAVEVQDMKNGATHYWTLDKLRQRLELMRHVYNEDSSPSTPEAKEDIFQCLTVYSNPKFSLANLLPSRQRLELMREMYHNEAELSPTSPDFNIESITGGDPFYDRFPWFRMVGRSFVYLSNLMYPVPLIHKVAIVNEKGDVKGYLRVAVQAVVEENSEYSSGVRQSARISFEDDLFGGHKHNKRSSLLAQTLEKNRQILLHEERVVEGHNEINQKDMKDEDDIGDADSGRGDSSVSSDMKEEELPDHLQPGAEFTFRVTVLQAMGISTEYADIFCQFNFLHRHDEAFSTEPVKNTGKGNPPGFYHVQNITVTVTKSFLEYLKTQPIVFEVFGHYQQHPLHKDAKLEYSVRQPPKRMLPPSIPISQPVRSPKFGSVLPSPSTSHVHAKYDVLVWFEICELAPNGEYVPSVVDHSDDLPCRGLFLLHQGIQRRIRITIVHEPASELRWKDVRELVVGRIRNTPEPEEEDNDSSVLSLGLFPGEYLEIPGDDRTMFRFEAAWDSSLHNSTLLNRVTSYGEQIFMTISAYLELENCGRPAIITKDLSMIIYGRDARVGPRSLKHLFSGSYRNQEANRLSGVYELVLRRSSEAGSPGVQRRQRRVLDTSSTYVRGEENLHGWRPRGDSLIFDHQWELEKLTRLEEVERVRHTLLLREKLGIDKIPFCNKPLHDFTKSEKDVCNMVAKATNEPHASPVKLKRSTSKDVYEPWEMTERERELTTKYIKLIQGRIPSKEPILLSDVSPGEDTITDLSTSMMSSVISSSSQESVYARDNDFFEQAADIIVWSRSKSCLLRLSSPERARLQELQESILASESANQTCTVAPPPLGSSSPSKENLVLYVPEVEEIRISPVIARKGYLNVLEHKTNGWKKRWVAVRRPYVLIFREEKDPVERALINLATAQVEYSEDQLAMVKVPNTFSVVTKHRGYLLQTLGDKEVYDWLYAINPLLAGQIRSKLARKSPAAPNLSNGAPIGITPQLEQQSNQTK; translated from the exons ATGTCGTCGGTTAAAGTAGCGGTGAGGGTACGGCCCTTCAACTATCGCGAGATCACTCGTCAGGCACAATGTATAATAGAAATGACGGGGAGTACTACTT CCATAACGAATCCGAAAGCTACACCAGGAAGCAAAGAAGCAACCAAGAGCTTCAATTATGACTATTCCTACTTTTCTATGGAC CCAAATGAGGAAAACTACTCGACGCAGCTCATGGTTTACAAGGATATCGGCGAAGAAATGTTGGAACACGCTTTCGAAG GTTATAACGTTTGCATTTTTGCATACGGCCAAACTGGCGCCGGTAAATCTTACACTATGATGGGCAAGCAGGAAGAAGGGCAGGAAGGAATAATACCACAGATTTGCAAGGATCTGTTTAGGAAAATCAGTTATACGTCTAATGAGCGATTGAAATATTCTGTAGAAGTGAGTTATATGGAAATTTATTGCGAGAGGGTGCGCGATTTGTTAAATCCGAAAAATAGGGGAAATCTTCGAGTAAGAGAACACCCGCTATATGGACCCTACGTCGAAGATCTTTCCAAGCTGGCCGTTTTGTCGTACGAAGACATTCATGATCTCATAGACGAGGGTAACAAGGCCAG gacTGTCGCAGCAACCAACATGAACGAAACATCTAGCAGATCACATGCAGTTTTCACGATATTCTTTACACAGCAGCAACAGGACTGTATTACTGGTTTGATGACGGAAAAAGTTAGCAAAATATCGCTGGTCGATCTGGCTGGATCCGAGAGAGCTGATTCGACAGGTGCGAAAGGGACACGATTGAAAGAAGGAGCTAACATTAACAAGAGTTTAACGACTCTCGGGAAAGTTATCAGTGCTCTAGCCGAAATT GCG gcaacgaaaaagaagaagaaagccgATTTTATACCATACAGAGACTCCGTTTTAACATGGTTATTGCGGGAGAACTTGGGCGGAAATTCGAAAACTGCTATGATTGCGGCAATTAGCCCTGCCGATATCAATTATGATGAGACGCTTTCAACCTTacg ATATGCGGATAGAGCGAAACAAATCGTTTGCAAAGCCGTGGTCAACGAGGACGCGAATGCCAGGCTTATCAGAGAACTCAAAGAAGAGATACAGAAACTACGGGAACTTCTAAAGCAGGAAGGCATCGATGTGCAAGAAG GGCCAGATGGCAAAATTACATACGAAAAGAAAGAACCTA GGGACGAAATTATCAGAACGAACAAGCGGAACGAAGAAGACAAGGAATCTCGACCGAGGCTTTCGTCTCACACTACTTCCACTATTGCCGAAGAGGCGGTTGAACAATTGCAAGCGTCCGAAAAATTGATTGCAG AACTGAACGAAACATGGGAAGAAAAGTTGAAACGAACCGAATCGATTCGCTTGCAACGCGAGGCAGTATTCGCCGAAATGGGAGTCGCGGTGAAAGAGGATGGCGTTACAGTAGGCGTCTTCTCTCCTAAGAAGACACCACACTTGGTGAATCTGAACGAGGATCCGCTCATGTCGGAGTGTCTGATCTATTATATCAAGGATGGATTCACGCGCATCGGTAGCGCTGAAGCGCAAGTGCCCCAGGATATCCAACTGTGTGGCCCACACATACTTAGGGAGCATTGCGTTTTCGAGAACCACGAGGGGATTATAACTCTCATACCGAAGACCGGAGCCTTGATTTATGTCAACGGTCGCGAGGTAACCGAGCCACTTATCCTAACGACTGGTTCACGTGTCATCCTGGGAAAAAGCCACGTTTTCCGATTTAATCACCCAGATCAAG TACGCGAACGGATAGCGAACGGGTCCCCGGCAGAAACTCCCGGCAATAACGAACCATTAGCAGATTGGAATTTCGCACAGGTCGAGCTATTAGAAAAACAGGGTATCGATCTAAAGGTTGAGATGGAGAAGAGACTACTTGTACTGGAAGAACAATTCCGTAAAGAAAAGGAGGAAGCTGATCAGTTGTTCGAAGAACAGCGAAAG AGCTACGAAGCGCGGATAGACGCACTGCAGAGGCAGGTGGAGGAACAAAGTATGACAATGTCTATGTACAGCAGTTACACACCGGAAGACTTCAACAACATCGAGGAAGATATTTTCG TCAACCCATTGTTTGACGCAGAGAGCAACTGGACCGAGAGAGAGTTTCAACTGGCCGCTTGGGCCTTCCGCAAGTGGAAATATCATCAATTCACGAGTTTACGGGACGATCTTTGGGGCAATGCGATATTCCTTAAAGAGGCTAATGCTATATCTGTTGAACTTAAAAAGAAG gttcaatttcaatttacctTACTTACGGACACCCTTTATTCACCACTTCCTCCGGATCTTTTACCCGTCATGGACGAAGAAGAGGAGGATGAAAGGCCATTTCCACGCACGATCGTTGCCGTCGAGGTCCAAGATATGAAAAATGGTGCTACACATTATTGGACGTTGGACAAATTAAG ACAGCGCTTGGAACTGATGAGACATGTGTACAACGAGGACTCGAGCCCCAGCACTCCGGAGGCCAAAGAGGATATTTTCCAATGCCTTACAGTCTACTCTAATCCGAAGTTCTCGCTCGCAAATCTTTTGCCTTCGAG GCAAAGGCTGGAATTGATGCGCGAGATGTACCACAACGAGGCTGAACTCTCACCTACATCTCCAGATTTCAATATCGAATCGATCACAGGAGGCGATCCATTTTACGACCGCTTTCCGTGGTTCCGCATGGTCGGCAG aTCTTTTGTATATCTGAGCAACCTCATGTACCCGGTGCCGTTAATTCACAAAGTAGCCATCGTGAACGAAAAGGGCGACGTTAAGGGTTACTTACGAGTTGCTGTACAGGCCGTAGTTG AGGAAAACAGTGAATACTCAAGTGGCGTCAGACAATCAGCACGAATCTCCTTTGAAGATGACTTATTTGGCGGGCACAAGCATAACAAGCGTAGCTCGCTTCTGGCTCAAACTCTAGAGAAAAATCGGCAGATTTTGCTGCACGAGGAACGCGTGGTTGAAGGGCACAACGAGATCAATCAGAAGGACATGAAGGACGAAGATGATATAGGGGATGCCGACAGTGGCAGAGGCGACAGTTCGGTCTCGAGCGACATGAAGGAGGAAGAGTTGCCGGATCACTTGCAACCTGGTGCAGAATTCACTTTTAGGGTAACGGTCCTACAAGCTATGGGCATTTCCACGGAATACGCTGACATTTTCTGTCAGTTCAA tTTCTTACATCGGCACGATGAAGCTTTCTCGACAGAGCCGGTAAAGAACACGGGCAAGGGTAATCCACCCGGATTTTATCACGTACAGAAT ATTACAGTCACGGTTACTAAATCCTTCTTGGAATATTTGAAGACTCAACCTATCGTCTTCGAAGTGTTTGGTCATTATCAGCAACATCCGTTGCACAAGGATGCGAAACTAGAATA CAGCGTACGACAGCCACCAAAAAGGATGCTTCCGCCATCCATACCGATTAGCCAGCCAGTTCGTTCGCCGAAATTCGGGAGTGTTCTACCGTCTCCTAGCACGTCGCATGTGCACGCCAAGTACGACGTGCTGGTGTGGTTTGAAATCTGCGAATTGGCACCAAACGGCGAATACGTGCCATCAGTAGTAGATCACAGCGACGATCTGCCGTGTCGTGGACTATTTTTGCTTCATCAGGGAATACAGCGACGTATACGAATCACTATTGTGCACGAACCGGCCTCCGAATTGAGGTGGAAAGATGTACGCGAACTTGTGGTTGGCCGCATTCGAAACACCCCGGAACCAGAGGAAGAAGATAATGATTCGTCTGTGCTTTCGTTGGGTCTATTCCCAGGCGAATATCTCGAAATTCCTGGTGACGATCGAACCATGTTCAGATTCGAAGCAGCCTGGGATAGCTCCCTGCATAACTCAACTTTGCTCAATCGAGTCACGTCTTACGGAGAGCAAATCTTTATGACCATCTCTGCGTATCTCGAG CTGGAGAATTGTGGAAGACCTGCGATTATCACGAAAGATCTAAGCATGATCATCTACGGCAGAGACGCGAGAGTTGGACCACGCTCGCTTAAACACCTATTTAGTGGCAGCTATCGCAACCAGGAAGCAAATCGGCTCAGCGGTGTCTACGAATTGGTGCTACGTCGTTCTTCGGAAGCAGGTAGCCCAG GAGTTCAAAGACGTCAACGTCGCGTCTTGGATACGAGCTCCACATACGTCCGGGGCGAGGAGAACCTGCACGGATGGAGACCGCGCGGAGACAGTCTCATATTTGATCATCAGTGGGAGCTCGAAAAGTTAACAAGGCTAGAGGAAGTGGAGAGAGTGCGGCATACATTGTTATTGCGGGAGAAACTCGGCATTGACAAAATACCATTCTGCAATAAACCTCTGCACGACTTTACGAAGAGCGAAAAg GATGTCTGTAATATGGTGGCGAAGGCCACGAACGAGCCACATGCCAGCCCGGTGAAACTGAAACGTTCGACGAGTAAAGACGTTTACGAACCTTGGGAAATGACCGAAAGAGAGCGCGAATTGACGACCAAGTACATTAAACTCATTCAAGGCAGAATCCCGAGCAAGGAACCGATATTACTCTCCGATGTTTCACCTGGCGAGGACACTATAACCGATTTATCCACATCTATGATGTCTTCAGTCATATCGTCCTCATCTCAAGAGTCAGTATATGCGAGAGATAACGATTTCTTTGAGCAG GCTGCTGATATAATAGTATGGAGCAGGTCTAAGTCGTGCCTCCTTAGGTTGAGCTCACCGGAGAGGGCTAGGTTGCAAGAACTCCAGGAGAGTATATTGGCGAGCGAGTCGGCTAATCAGACTTGCACTGTCGCACCACCGCCGCTCGGATCATCCTCGCCGTCGAAGGAAAATTTGGTGTTATATGTACCAGAGGTGGAAGAGATACGTATTAGTCCGGTCATCGCGCGGAAGGGTTACTTGAATGTTCTCGAACACAAGACCAATGGTTGGAAGAAACGTTGGGTG GCTGTCCGCCGACCGTATGTTCTCATTTTCCGAGAGGAGAAAGATCCTGTCGAGAGggcattaattaatttagctACAGCTCAAGTCGAGTATTCCGAGGATCAGCTGGCCATGGTGAAAGTGCCGAATACTTTCAG TGTCGTTACCAAGCACAGAGGATACTTGCTACAGACTTTAGGCGATAAGGAGGTCTACGACTGGCTGTATGCGATTAATCCTCTTCTAGCTGGTCAAATTAG GTCAAAGCTTGCCCGCAAAAGTCCGGCTGCTCCGAATTTAAGCAACGGTGCGCCAATTGGCATAACACCGCAGTTGGAACAGCAGAGCAATCAGACCAAGTGA
- the LOC105193277 gene encoding kinesin-like protein unc-104 isoform X11, whose amino-acid sequence MSSVKVAVRVRPFNYREITRQAQCIIEMTGSTTSITNPKATPGSKEATKSFNYDYSYFSMDPNEENYSTQLMVYKDIGEEMLEHAFEGYNVCIFAYGQTGAGKSYTMMGKQEEGQEGIIPQICKDLFRKISYTSNERLKYSVEVSYMEIYCERVRDLLNPKNRGNLRVREHPLYGPYVEDLSKLAVLSYEDIHDLIDEGNKARTVAATNMNETSSRSHAVFTIFFTQQQQDCITGLMTEKVSKISLVDLAGSERADSTGAKGTRLKEGANINKSLTTLGKVISALAEIAATKKKKKADFIPYRDSVLTWLLRENLGGNSKTAMIAAISPADINYDETLSTLRYADRAKQIVCKAVVNEDANARLIRELKEEIQKLRELLKQEGIDVQEGPDGKITYEKKEPRDEIIRTNKRNEEDKESRPRLSSHTTSTIAEEAVEQLQASEKLIAELNETWEEKLKRTESIRLQREAVFAEMGVAVKEDGVTVGVFSPKKTPHLVNLNEDPLMSECLIYYIKDGFTRIGSAEAQVPQDIQLCGPHILREHCVFENHEGIITLIPKTGALIYVNGREVTEPLILTTGSRVILGKSHVFRFNHPDQVRERIANGSPAETPGNNEPLADWNFAQVELLEKQGIDLKVEMEKRLLVLEEQFRKEKEEADQLFEEQRKSYEARIDALQRQVEEQSMTMSMYSSYTPEDFNNIEEDIFVNPLFDAESNWTEREFQLAAWAFRKWKYHQFTSLRDDLWGNAIFLKEANAISVELKKKVQFQFTLLTDTLYSPLPPDLLPVMDEEEEDERPFPRTIVAVEVQDMKNGATHYWTLDKLRQRLELMREMYHNEAELSPTSPDFNIESITGGDPFYDRFPWFRMVGRSFVYLSNLMYPVPLIHKVAIVNEKGDVKGYLRVAVQAVVEEENSEYSSGVRQSARISFEDDLFGGHKHNKRSSLLAQTLEKNRQILLHEERVVEGHNEINQKDMKDEDDIGDADSGRGDSSVSSDMKEEELPDHLQPGAEFTFRVTVLQAMGISTEYADIFCQFNFLHRHDEAFSTEPVKNTGKGNPPGFYHVQNITVTVTKSFLEYLKTQPIVFEVFGHYQQHPLHKDAKLEYSVRQPPKRMLPPSIPISQPVRSPKFGSVLPSPSTSHVHAKYDVLVWFEICELAPNGEYVPSVVDHSDDLPCRGLFLLHQGIQRRIRITIVHEPASELRWKDVRELVVGRIRNTPEPEEEDNDSSVLSLGLFPGEYLEIPGDDRTMFRFEAAWDSSLHNSTLLNRVTSYGEQIFMTISAYLELENCGRPAIITKDLSMIIYGRDARVGPRSLKHLFSGSYRNQEANRLSGVYELVLRRSSEAGSPGVQRRQRRVLDTSSTYVRGEENLHGWRPRGDSLIFDHQWELEKLTRLEEVERVRHTLLLREKLGIDKIPFCNKPLHDFTKSEKDVCNMVAKATNEPHASPVKLKRSTSKDVYEPWEMTERERELTTKYIKLIQGRIPSKEPILLSDVSPGEDTITDLSTSMMSSVISSSSQESVYARDNDFFEQAADIIVWSRSKSCLLRLSSPERARLQELQESILASESANQTCTVAPPPLGSSSPSKENLVLYVPEVEEIRISPVIARKGYLNVLEHKTNGWKKRWVAVRRPYVLIFREEKDPVERALINLATAQVEYSEDQLAMVKVPNTFSVVTKHRGYLLQTLGDKEVYDWLYAINPLLAGQIRSKLARKSPAAPNLSNGAPIGITPQLEQQSNQTK is encoded by the exons ATGTCGTCGGTTAAAGTAGCGGTGAGGGTACGGCCCTTCAACTATCGCGAGATCACTCGTCAGGCACAATGTATAATAGAAATGACGGGGAGTACTACTT CCATAACGAATCCGAAAGCTACACCAGGAAGCAAAGAAGCAACCAAGAGCTTCAATTATGACTATTCCTACTTTTCTATGGAC CCAAATGAGGAAAACTACTCGACGCAGCTCATGGTTTACAAGGATATCGGCGAAGAAATGTTGGAACACGCTTTCGAAG GTTATAACGTTTGCATTTTTGCATACGGCCAAACTGGCGCCGGTAAATCTTACACTATGATGGGCAAGCAGGAAGAAGGGCAGGAAGGAATAATACCACAGATTTGCAAGGATCTGTTTAGGAAAATCAGTTATACGTCTAATGAGCGATTGAAATATTCTGTAGAAGTGAGTTATATGGAAATTTATTGCGAGAGGGTGCGCGATTTGTTAAATCCGAAAAATAGGGGAAATCTTCGAGTAAGAGAACACCCGCTATATGGACCCTACGTCGAAGATCTTTCCAAGCTGGCCGTTTTGTCGTACGAAGACATTCATGATCTCATAGACGAGGGTAACAAGGCCAG gacTGTCGCAGCAACCAACATGAACGAAACATCTAGCAGATCACATGCAGTTTTCACGATATTCTTTACACAGCAGCAACAGGACTGTATTACTGGTTTGATGACGGAAAAAGTTAGCAAAATATCGCTGGTCGATCTGGCTGGATCCGAGAGAGCTGATTCGACAGGTGCGAAAGGGACACGATTGAAAGAAGGAGCTAACATTAACAAGAGTTTAACGACTCTCGGGAAAGTTATCAGTGCTCTAGCCGAAATT GCG gcaacgaaaaagaagaagaaagccgATTTTATACCATACAGAGACTCCGTTTTAACATGGTTATTGCGGGAGAACTTGGGCGGAAATTCGAAAACTGCTATGATTGCGGCAATTAGCCCTGCCGATATCAATTATGATGAGACGCTTTCAACCTTacg ATATGCGGATAGAGCGAAACAAATCGTTTGCAAAGCCGTGGTCAACGAGGACGCGAATGCCAGGCTTATCAGAGAACTCAAAGAAGAGATACAGAAACTACGGGAACTTCTAAAGCAGGAAGGCATCGATGTGCAAGAAG GGCCAGATGGCAAAATTACATACGAAAAGAAAGAACCTA GGGACGAAATTATCAGAACGAACAAGCGGAACGAAGAAGACAAGGAATCTCGACCGAGGCTTTCGTCTCACACTACTTCCACTATTGCCGAAGAGGCGGTTGAACAATTGCAAGCGTCCGAAAAATTGATTGCAG AACTGAACGAAACATGGGAAGAAAAGTTGAAACGAACCGAATCGATTCGCTTGCAACGCGAGGCAGTATTCGCCGAAATGGGAGTCGCGGTGAAAGAGGATGGCGTTACAGTAGGCGTCTTCTCTCCTAAGAAGACACCACACTTGGTGAATCTGAACGAGGATCCGCTCATGTCGGAGTGTCTGATCTATTATATCAAGGATGGATTCACGCGCATCGGTAGCGCTGAAGCGCAAGTGCCCCAGGATATCCAACTGTGTGGCCCACACATACTTAGGGAGCATTGCGTTTTCGAGAACCACGAGGGGATTATAACTCTCATACCGAAGACCGGAGCCTTGATTTATGTCAACGGTCGCGAGGTAACCGAGCCACTTATCCTAACGACTGGTTCACGTGTCATCCTGGGAAAAAGCCACGTTTTCCGATTTAATCACCCAGATCAAG TACGCGAACGGATAGCGAACGGGTCCCCGGCAGAAACTCCCGGCAATAACGAACCATTAGCAGATTGGAATTTCGCACAGGTCGAGCTATTAGAAAAACAGGGTATCGATCTAAAGGTTGAGATGGAGAAGAGACTACTTGTACTGGAAGAACAATTCCGTAAAGAAAAGGAGGAAGCTGATCAGTTGTTCGAAGAACAGCGAAAG AGCTACGAAGCGCGGATAGACGCACTGCAGAGGCAGGTGGAGGAACAAAGTATGACAATGTCTATGTACAGCAGTTACACACCGGAAGACTTCAACAACATCGAGGAAGATATTTTCG TCAACCCATTGTTTGACGCAGAGAGCAACTGGACCGAGAGAGAGTTTCAACTGGCCGCTTGGGCCTTCCGCAAGTGGAAATATCATCAATTCACGAGTTTACGGGACGATCTTTGGGGCAATGCGATATTCCTTAAAGAGGCTAATGCTATATCTGTTGAACTTAAAAAGAAG gttcaatttcaatttacctTACTTACGGACACCCTTTATTCACCACTTCCTCCGGATCTTTTACCCGTCATGGACGAAGAAGAGGAGGATGAAAGGCCATTTCCACGCACGATCGTTGCCGTCGAGGTCCAAGATATGAAAAATGGTGCTACACATTATTGGACGTTGGACAAATTAAG GCAAAGGCTGGAATTGATGCGCGAGATGTACCACAACGAGGCTGAACTCTCACCTACATCTCCAGATTTCAATATCGAATCGATCACAGGAGGCGATCCATTTTACGACCGCTTTCCGTGGTTCCGCATGGTCGGCAG aTCTTTTGTATATCTGAGCAACCTCATGTACCCGGTGCCGTTAATTCACAAAGTAGCCATCGTGAACGAAAAGGGCGACGTTAAGGGTTACTTACGAGTTGCTGTACAGGCCGTAGTTG AAGAGGAAAACAGTGAATACTCAAGTGGCGTCAGACAATCAGCACGAATCTCCTTTGAAGATGACTTATTTGGCGGGCACAAGCATAACAAGCGTAGCTCGCTTCTGGCTCAAACTCTAGAGAAAAATCGGCAGATTTTGCTGCACGAGGAACGCGTGGTTGAAGGGCACAACGAGATCAATCAGAAGGACATGAAGGACGAAGATGATATAGGGGATGCCGACAGTGGCAGAGGCGACAGTTCGGTCTCGAGCGACATGAAGGAGGAAGAGTTGCCGGATCACTTGCAACCTGGTGCAGAATTCACTTTTAGGGTAACGGTCCTACAAGCTATGGGCATTTCCACGGAATACGCTGACATTTTCTGTCAGTTCAA tTTCTTACATCGGCACGATGAAGCTTTCTCGACAGAGCCGGTAAAGAACACGGGCAAGGGTAATCCACCCGGATTTTATCACGTACAGAAT ATTACAGTCACGGTTACTAAATCCTTCTTGGAATATTTGAAGACTCAACCTATCGTCTTCGAAGTGTTTGGTCATTATCAGCAACATCCGTTGCACAAGGATGCGAAACTAGAATA CAGCGTACGACAGCCACCAAAAAGGATGCTTCCGCCATCCATACCGATTAGCCAGCCAGTTCGTTCGCCGAAATTCGGGAGTGTTCTACCGTCTCCTAGCACGTCGCATGTGCACGCCAAGTACGACGTGCTGGTGTGGTTTGAAATCTGCGAATTGGCACCAAACGGCGAATACGTGCCATCAGTAGTAGATCACAGCGACGATCTGCCGTGTCGTGGACTATTTTTGCTTCATCAGGGAATACAGCGACGTATACGAATCACTATTGTGCACGAACCGGCCTCCGAATTGAGGTGGAAAGATGTACGCGAACTTGTGGTTGGCCGCATTCGAAACACCCCGGAACCAGAGGAAGAAGATAATGATTCGTCTGTGCTTTCGTTGGGTCTATTCCCAGGCGAATATCTCGAAATTCCTGGTGACGATCGAACCATGTTCAGATTCGAAGCAGCCTGGGATAGCTCCCTGCATAACTCAACTTTGCTCAATCGAGTCACGTCTTACGGAGAGCAAATCTTTATGACCATCTCTGCGTATCTCGAG CTGGAGAATTGTGGAAGACCTGCGATTATCACGAAAGATCTAAGCATGATCATCTACGGCAGAGACGCGAGAGTTGGACCACGCTCGCTTAAACACCTATTTAGTGGCAGCTATCGCAACCAGGAAGCAAATCGGCTCAGCGGTGTCTACGAATTGGTGCTACGTCGTTCTTCGGAAGCAGGTAGCCCAG GAGTTCAAAGACGTCAACGTCGCGTCTTGGATACGAGCTCCACATACGTCCGGGGCGAGGAGAACCTGCACGGATGGAGACCGCGCGGAGACAGTCTCATATTTGATCATCAGTGGGAGCTCGAAAAGTTAACAAGGCTAGAGGAAGTGGAGAGAGTGCGGCATACATTGTTATTGCGGGAGAAACTCGGCATTGACAAAATACCATTCTGCAATAAACCTCTGCACGACTTTACGAAGAGCGAAAAg GATGTCTGTAATATGGTGGCGAAGGCCACGAACGAGCCACATGCCAGCCCGGTGAAACTGAAACGTTCGACGAGTAAAGACGTTTACGAACCTTGGGAAATGACCGAAAGAGAGCGCGAATTGACGACCAAGTACATTAAACTCATTCAAGGCAGAATCCCGAGCAAGGAACCGATATTACTCTCCGATGTTTCACCTGGCGAGGACACTATAACCGATTTATCCACATCTATGATGTCTTCAGTCATATCGTCCTCATCTCAAGAGTCAGTATATGCGAGAGATAACGATTTCTTTGAGCAG GCTGCTGATATAATAGTATGGAGCAGGTCTAAGTCGTGCCTCCTTAGGTTGAGCTCACCGGAGAGGGCTAGGTTGCAAGAACTCCAGGAGAGTATATTGGCGAGCGAGTCGGCTAATCAGACTTGCACTGTCGCACCACCGCCGCTCGGATCATCCTCGCCGTCGAAGGAAAATTTGGTGTTATATGTACCAGAGGTGGAAGAGATACGTATTAGTCCGGTCATCGCGCGGAAGGGTTACTTGAATGTTCTCGAACACAAGACCAATGGTTGGAAGAAACGTTGGGTG GCTGTCCGCCGACCGTATGTTCTCATTTTCCGAGAGGAGAAAGATCCTGTCGAGAGggcattaattaatttagctACAGCTCAAGTCGAGTATTCCGAGGATCAGCTGGCCATGGTGAAAGTGCCGAATACTTTCAG TGTCGTTACCAAGCACAGAGGATACTTGCTACAGACTTTAGGCGATAAGGAGGTCTACGACTGGCTGTATGCGATTAATCCTCTTCTAGCTGGTCAAATTAG GTCAAAGCTTGCCCGCAAAAGTCCGGCTGCTCCGAATTTAAGCAACGGTGCGCCAATTGGCATAACACCGCAGTTGGAACAGCAGAGCAATCAGACCAAGTGA